A single window of Streptomyces aquilus DNA harbors:
- a CDS encoding zinc metalloprotease: MPENEIDETTPTRRVCGTMPVHRRLLTENASYALARDAVENRAFAFETGLETSARAGVTVIPVVVHVVHRTPEQNISDAQIAGQIEVLNRDYRMLNPDISKVPEVWQSLTADCRIEFALATEDPFGAPTDGITRTETASDLFRTDDGIKFAASGGHDAWPADRYLNLWVAPRIEDPDPTLGEILGYAQFPGGPPETDGVVIGHRFFGTTGTAQAPFDLGRTATHEVGHWLNLFHIWGDDGQGCSGTDFVADTPNAGGPNFGTPTFPHVTCNNAPDGDMFVNYMDYTDDIAMFMFTQGQAARIDATLEGARSSFLKP, from the coding sequence GTGCCCGAGAACGAGATCGACGAGACCACCCCCACCCGCCGCGTCTGCGGCACGATGCCGGTGCACCGGCGGCTGCTGACCGAGAACGCCTCCTACGCCCTGGCGCGGGACGCGGTGGAGAACAGGGCCTTCGCCTTCGAGACCGGCCTGGAGACCTCGGCCCGCGCCGGCGTGACGGTCATCCCGGTGGTCGTGCACGTCGTCCACCGCACGCCCGAGCAGAACATCAGCGACGCGCAGATCGCCGGCCAGATCGAGGTCCTGAACCGGGACTACCGGATGCTCAACCCCGACATCTCGAAGGTCCCCGAGGTCTGGCAGTCCCTCACCGCCGACTGCCGCATCGAGTTCGCGCTCGCCACCGAGGACCCCTTCGGCGCGCCCACCGACGGCATCACCCGCACCGAGACCGCGAGCGACCTCTTCCGCACGGACGACGGCATCAAGTTCGCGGCGAGCGGCGGCCATGACGCCTGGCCCGCCGACCGGTACCTCAACCTCTGGGTCGCCCCCCGCATCGAGGACCCCGACCCCACCCTCGGCGAGATCCTCGGCTACGCCCAGTTCCCGGGCGGCCCGCCTGAGACCGACGGCGTGGTCATCGGCCACCGCTTCTTCGGTACGACGGGTACCGCCCAGGCGCCCTTCGACCTCGGCCGGACCGCCACCCACGAAGTGGGCCACTGGCTGAACCTCTTCCACATCTGGGGCGACGACGGCCAGGGATGCAGCGGCACCGACTTCGTCGCGGACACCCCCAACGCGGGCGGCCCCAACTTCGGCACCCCCACGTTCCCGCACGTGACCTGCAACAACGCACCCGACGGGGACATGTTCGTCAACTACATGGACTACACCGACGACATCGCGATGTTCATGTTCACCCAGGGGCAGGCGGCCCGCATCGACGCGACCCTGGAGGGCGCCCGCTCCTCGTTCCTCAAGCCCTGA
- a CDS encoding DUF2269 family protein — protein MKLSRPARKGSLVVHVVASAGWLGLTLGLLALGITAATTGAPVIVESSVRAMKLFADWLLLPLALLTFLSGLLLSLGTPWGLARHKWVYTKFWLSLATLTATAFVLRPAVNSAVAAVAAGHPLPDTGDVLFGPVVSSSAYVFMTVISVLKPWGPTRRGRTHRAASTPAARGGIDVPAEAASR, from the coding sequence ATGAAACTCAGCCGCCCGGCCCGCAAGGGCTCCCTCGTCGTCCATGTCGTCGCCTCCGCCGGCTGGCTCGGCCTCACCCTCGGACTGCTGGCGCTCGGGATCACCGCGGCCACCACCGGCGCCCCGGTGATCGTGGAGTCCTCGGTCCGGGCCATGAAGCTGTTCGCCGACTGGCTCCTGCTCCCCCTCGCGCTCCTGACCTTCCTCAGCGGACTGCTGCTCTCGCTGGGCACGCCCTGGGGGCTGGCGCGGCACAAGTGGGTCTACACGAAGTTCTGGCTGTCCCTGGCCACGCTCACCGCGACGGCGTTCGTCCTGCGTCCGGCCGTGAACTCCGCGGTCGCCGCCGTCGCCGCGGGGCACCCGCTGCCGGACACCGGCGACGTCCTGTTCGGTCCGGTCGTCTCGTCGAGTGCGTACGTCTTCATGACGGTGATCTCGGTGCTCAAGCCCTGGGGACCGACCCGGCGCGGGCGCACGCACCGGGCAGCATCAACTCCCGCCGCCCGAGGCGGCATTGACGTCCCCGCCGAGGCCGCGTCACGGTGA
- a CDS encoding acyl-CoA dehydrogenase family protein — MTSASAPRSDSELLARVREIRPLIAEHAPRTERERRVTGEVVAALTEAGVHRMNVPRRYGGHQTRLRTQVDVLAEVAGACGSAGFTALIQAGCAFIAALFPDEAQDEIFASPDVRVGGTLVPDATAVAVDGGYLVNGTSGFATGCQDADWHLLTVRVESAEGPPEVLWTAVPVSELEILDDWHVSGLAGSGSNSVVAHDVVVPAHRVLPVGPLLAGEFPSKANADDPFYRMPVLLLFCAWTAPHALGLARASLAGFTERIHRRGITYTFHARQHEAAVTHLQAAEAAMKISCAELLADEFVARIEAGEPFTQEERAKIRAQSGYVARLCKEAVDLIASASGASSLRLDVPVQRAVRDLHALNLHSFVNPATNLELYGRVLSGLDPGTLFL; from the coding sequence ATGACTTCAGCGTCGGCACCCCGCTCCGACTCCGAACTCCTCGCGCGGGTACGGGAGATCCGTCCGCTGATCGCCGAACACGCGCCGCGGACCGAGCGGGAGAGGCGGGTGACCGGCGAGGTCGTCGCGGCGCTCACCGAGGCCGGCGTCCACCGGATGAACGTCCCGCGCCGGTACGGCGGCCACCAGACGCGGCTGCGCACCCAGGTCGACGTGCTGGCCGAGGTGGCCGGAGCGTGCGGGTCGGCCGGTTTCACGGCCCTGATCCAGGCGGGCTGCGCGTTCATCGCCGCGCTCTTTCCCGACGAGGCGCAGGACGAGATCTTCGCGAGCCCGGACGTGCGGGTCGGCGGCACGCTCGTCCCGGACGCCACGGCGGTCGCGGTGGACGGCGGCTATCTGGTCAACGGCACCTCGGGCTTCGCCACCGGCTGCCAGGACGCCGACTGGCATCTGCTGACCGTCCGTGTCGAGTCCGCTGAGGGGCCGCCCGAGGTGTTGTGGACGGCCGTACCCGTGTCGGAGCTGGAGATCCTGGACGACTGGCACGTCTCCGGGCTGGCCGGCTCCGGCAGCAACAGCGTCGTCGCCCATGACGTCGTGGTGCCCGCGCACCGCGTCCTGCCCGTCGGACCGCTGCTGGCGGGCGAGTTCCCCTCCAAGGCGAACGCCGACGACCCCTTCTACCGGATGCCCGTCCTGCTGCTGTTCTGCGCGTGGACGGCCCCGCACGCGCTCGGTCTGGCGCGGGCGTCCCTGGCGGGGTTCACGGAGCGCATCCACCGGCGGGGCATCACGTACACCTTCCACGCGCGGCAGCACGAGGCGGCCGTGACGCACCTCCAGGCCGCCGAGGCGGCGATGAAGATCTCCTGCGCCGAACTGCTGGCGGACGAGTTCGTCGCCCGCATCGAGGCCGGGGAGCCGTTCACCCAGGAGGAGCGGGCGAAGATCCGGGCGCAGAGCGGTTATGTGGCGCGGCTGTGCAAGGAGGCCGTCGATCTGATCGCCTCCGCCTCCGGCGCGTCCTCGCTGCGCCTGGACGTGCCGGTGCAGCGGGCGGTGCGCGATCTGCACGCCCTCAACCTGCACTCCTTCGTCAATCCCGCGACCAATCTGGAGCTGTACGGGCGGGTGCTGTCCGGGCTGGATCCCGGGACGCTCTTCCTCTGA
- a CDS encoding LuxR C-terminal-related transcriptional regulator, with the protein MTSVLIVSSQSLQRLGLRMLLTDQPDLTVSGEATTGAEAVRMSAALRPDVVLLDGRVQDTDGIDVIRRITHPPAFAASPGLSEAAARPPRVLVLTPDTHEQHAYAGLRAGAGGFVLESAAPEELVAAIRVVAVGDAVITPNLTRALIDTVRQQQPVRPATTGVGLDTLTERERDVLTAIASGWSNAEIAARLSIAPTTVKSHVSHILAKIGARARVHAVVFAYETGLVRPAA; encoded by the coding sequence ATGACCTCTGTACTCATCGTCAGCAGCCAGTCGCTCCAGCGTCTCGGCCTGCGCATGCTCCTGACGGACCAGCCCGACCTGACCGTCTCCGGCGAGGCCACCACCGGCGCCGAAGCGGTCCGCATGAGCGCCGCGCTGCGCCCGGACGTCGTCCTGCTCGACGGCCGCGTCCAAGACACCGATGGCATCGATGTCATCCGCCGGATCACCCATCCCCCGGCCTTCGCCGCCTCCCCCGGCCTCTCCGAAGCGGCGGCCCGCCCTCCGCGCGTCCTCGTCCTCACGCCCGACACCCACGAGCAGCACGCCTACGCCGGGCTGCGGGCCGGGGCCGGCGGGTTCGTCCTGGAGAGCGCCGCCCCCGAGGAACTGGTCGCCGCCATACGGGTCGTGGCCGTCGGGGACGCCGTCATCACCCCCAACCTCACCCGCGCCCTCATCGACACCGTCCGGCAGCAGCAGCCGGTCCGTCCCGCCACCACCGGGGTCGGCCTGGACACGCTCACCGAACGGGAACGCGACGTCCTGACCGCCATCGCCTCCGGCTGGTCCAACGCGGAGATCGCGGCGCGGCTGAGCATCGCCCCGACGACCGTGAAGTCCCATGTCAGCCACATCCTCGCCAAGATCGGTGCACGCGCCCGCGTGCACGCGGTGGTCTTCGCCTACGAGACGGGCCTGGTGCGGCCCGCCGCCTGA
- a CDS encoding acyltransferase family protein, which produces MSGPLAGRPPVQDPAPGPGRPAEDRDAFFDNAKYLAIVLVAAGHAWEPLRDGSRTVSALYMLVYAFHMPAFIVVAGYFSRTFDASPRRLRRLVTGVALPYVVFETAYTLWTRWTDGVPDRPVSLLDPLYLTWFLAALFLWRLATPVWRHVRWPLPLALGVAVLASVTPSIGEDLDLQRTLQFLPYFVLGLCLRPEHFRLVRRRSARLLAVPVFAGALGVAYWAVPRLSGAWFYHRDSVQELGAPGWSGLVMTPVLFGCSVLLVACFLAWVPGRRTWFTTLGAGTLYGYLLHGFVAQGSEPWGWYEHAWVHEPLGALVVTAVAAATVTLLCTPPVRRVFRFAVEPDLPWFFGRDGSRRPLTDASTALDPGGR; this is translated from the coding sequence GTGAGCGGGCCTCTCGCGGGCCGCCCGCCGGTCCAGGACCCGGCGCCCGGCCCCGGCCGTCCCGCCGAGGACCGCGACGCGTTCTTCGACAACGCCAAGTACCTGGCGATCGTGCTGGTGGCGGCCGGCCACGCGTGGGAGCCGCTGCGCGACGGCAGCCGGACGGTCAGCGCGCTCTACATGCTCGTGTACGCCTTCCACATGCCGGCGTTCATCGTCGTCGCGGGCTACTTCTCCCGGACCTTCGACGCGAGCCCGCGGCGGCTGAGACGGCTGGTGACCGGGGTCGCCCTCCCCTATGTCGTCTTCGAGACGGCGTACACCCTCTGGACGCGCTGGACCGACGGCGTCCCGGACCGTCCGGTCAGTCTCCTGGATCCGCTGTATCTGACGTGGTTCCTGGCCGCGTTGTTCCTCTGGCGGCTGGCCACCCCGGTGTGGCGGCACGTGCGGTGGCCGCTGCCCCTCGCGCTCGGTGTCGCGGTCCTGGCGAGCGTGACGCCGTCGATCGGCGAGGACCTCGATCTCCAGCGCACGTTGCAGTTCCTGCCGTACTTCGTGCTGGGCCTGTGTCTGCGGCCGGAGCACTTCCGGCTGGTGCGCCGCCGGTCGGCGCGGCTGCTGGCGGTGCCGGTGTTCGCGGGTGCGCTCGGGGTGGCCTACTGGGCGGTGCCGCGGCTGAGCGGTGCCTGGTTCTACCACCGGGACAGCGTGCAGGAGCTCGGTGCGCCCGGCTGGTCGGGTCTGGTGATGACGCCGGTGCTGTTCGGCTGCTCGGTGCTGCTGGTCGCGTGCTTTCTGGCGTGGGTGCCCGGGAGACGGACGTGGTTCACCACGCTGGGCGCGGGCACGTTGTACGGCTATCTGCTGCACGGGTTCGTCGCGCAGGGCTCCGAGCCCTGGGGCTGGTACGAGCACGCCTGGGTCCACGAGCCGCTCGGCGCGCTCGTCGTCACGGCCGTCGCCGCGGCGACCGTGACGCTGCTGTGCACCCCGCCCGTGCGCCGGGTGTTCCGCTTCGCCGTGGAGCCGGACCTGCCGTGGTTCTTCGGACGTGACGGCTCGCGGAGGCCTCTCACGGACGCCAGTACAGCGCTGGATCCGGGTGGTCGGTGA
- a CDS encoding GNAT family N-acetyltransferase has translation MGQRTAIRAAVRQAGQYDLVELLRLRALLFDELTDSFFNSAPGDDGWLDALAVVLTEQLTSASVRILVVDGAGGRLAACGIGVVEQRLPGPHLLNGRIGQVVGVVTDPAHRRRGHSRAIMRELLDWFREREVSRVDLYASTEGEPLYRDLGFTDHPDPALYWRP, from the coding sequence ATGGGACAACGCACCGCGATCCGTGCCGCCGTACGCCAGGCCGGCCAGTACGACCTCGTCGAGCTTCTGCGTCTCCGGGCGCTGCTGTTCGACGAGTTGACGGACTCCTTCTTCAACTCCGCGCCGGGCGACGACGGTTGGCTCGACGCCCTGGCCGTGGTGCTGACGGAACAGTTGACCTCGGCCTCCGTCCGCATCCTCGTCGTCGACGGCGCGGGCGGCCGGCTCGCCGCCTGCGGCATCGGTGTCGTCGAACAACGGCTGCCGGGACCGCACCTTCTGAACGGCCGCATCGGCCAGGTCGTCGGCGTCGTCACCGACCCCGCGCACCGGCGGCGCGGCCACAGCCGGGCGATCATGCGGGAGTTGCTGGACTGGTTCCGGGAACGCGAGGTGTCGCGCGTGGACCTGTACGCCTCGACCGAGGGCGAACCCCTCTATCGCGACCTGGGATTCACCGACCACCCGGATCCAGCGCTGTACTGGCGTCCGTGA
- a CDS encoding CGNR zinc finger domain-containing protein, producing the protein MHLNPYGEDAVRLAADLANRRPADAGELSDRCRGAGLTVEGPVTPDDLDRVGAALDAWEKVVDATADHERAALVNAMLASAAAYPRMTNHVGTGWHLHYRDEDQPLGAVVSSLISVGTALHLAGRGMHRLGRCAVTECTTIFADTSRTGRQRYCSQRCANRDAVRRHRARGVPSTG; encoded by the coding sequence GTGCACCTCAACCCTTACGGCGAGGATGCCGTGCGCCTCGCCGCCGACCTGGCCAACCGCCGCCCGGCCGACGCCGGTGAGCTCTCGGACCGCTGCCGGGGCGCGGGGCTGACGGTGGAGGGGCCGGTGACGCCGGACGACCTCGACCGGGTCGGGGCCGCGCTGGACGCCTGGGAGAAGGTCGTCGACGCGACCGCCGACCACGAACGCGCCGCGCTGGTCAACGCGATGCTGGCCTCCGCCGCCGCCTACCCCCGGATGACGAACCACGTCGGTACCGGCTGGCACCTCCACTACCGCGACGAGGACCAGCCGCTCGGCGCGGTCGTCTCCTCCCTGATCTCGGTCGGCACGGCACTGCACCTGGCGGGCCGTGGCATGCACCGCCTCGGCCGCTGCGCGGTGACCGAGTGCACCACGATCTTCGCCGACACCTCCCGCACCGGAAGGCAGCGCTACTGCTCGCAGCGCTGCGCGAACCGCGACGCGGTCCGCCGCCACCGCGCCCGCGGGGTGCCGTCCACCGGCTAG
- a CDS encoding glycoside hydrolase family 5 protein has translation MRKTPVSTRPKPRTRAALAAVAIAAVTAAGLAGSPAAAAPSIDTTQFKGVNWADPRDNFADDTLQLSGLSTTDTYAQTYVKASRIISAFRANLGANTVRLPINPYTVNGAYWKSYRGVIDAATAHGFKVIVSYWEGTGDRKDGYIDDEATYWPMWNTVVKAYKGNSKVYFEPMNEPHGYTDTEWADIAAKWLDTYKSVPRNRVFVSGAGYNDHVTSVCADPRLKGTYLSLHHYGFWKSYATYDEWVADLKVRIGDCANRTVADEFGAPMTTGLNYNVKTPDDNYVNFIQAVTDTFRELKMGSVYWPGLRTDDIYSIQELTGDPAKPWLKTTNQSGADRLAWAWQRGKPVGK, from the coding sequence ATGCGCAAGACCCCTGTCAGCACCCGCCCCAAGCCCCGCACCCGGGCCGCCCTCGCCGCGGTCGCGATCGCCGCCGTCACCGCCGCCGGCCTCGCGGGCAGCCCCGCCGCCGCCGCGCCGAGCATCGACACCACCCAGTTCAAGGGCGTCAACTGGGCCGACCCGCGCGACAACTTCGCCGACGACACGCTCCAGCTGTCCGGCCTGTCGACCACCGACACCTACGCCCAGACCTACGTCAAGGCCAGCCGGATCATCTCCGCGTTCCGCGCCAACCTCGGCGCCAACACGGTCCGGCTGCCGATCAACCCGTACACGGTCAACGGCGCCTACTGGAAGTCGTACCGCGGGGTCATCGACGCCGCGACGGCCCACGGCTTCAAGGTGATCGTGTCCTACTGGGAGGGCACCGGCGACCGCAAGGACGGCTACATCGACGACGAGGCCACCTACTGGCCGATGTGGAACACCGTCGTCAAGGCCTACAAGGGCAACTCGAAGGTGTACTTCGAGCCGATGAACGAGCCGCACGGCTACACCGACACCGAGTGGGCCGACATCGCGGCGAAGTGGCTCGACACCTACAAGTCCGTGCCGCGCAACCGCGTCTTCGTCAGCGGCGCCGGCTACAACGACCACGTCACGTCCGTCTGCGCCGACCCGCGGCTGAAGGGCACCTACCTCTCCCTGCACCACTACGGCTTCTGGAAGTCGTACGCCACCTACGACGAGTGGGTCGCCGACCTGAAGGTGCGCATCGGCGACTGCGCGAACCGGACCGTCGCCGACGAGTTCGGGGCGCCGATGACCACGGGTCTGAACTACAACGTGAAGACGCCGGACGACAACTACGTCAACTTCATCCAGGCCGTCACCGACACCTTCCGCGAGCTGAAGATGGGCTCGGTGTACTGGCCGGGCCTGCGCACCGACGACATCTACTCGATACAGGAACTGACCGGTGACCCGGCTAAGCCCTGGCTCAAGACCACCAACCAGTCCGGTGCGGACCGACTGGCCTGGGCCTGGCAGCGCGGCAAGCCGGTCGGCAAGTGA
- a CDS encoding S1 family peptidase: MRRTRLTHAALAVLLTIGAGFAAGTAPATASAASSDGARPAKAPASAGLLTALRHDLHLTKAQAERRLAAEQRATATEPKARKAAGSSLGGTWYDAGAGTLTVGLTPDAPQATVRAVRATGADVRTVAHTARELTATQARLDKLNAPAGVASWHVDPRASTVVVNVVAGEKADNDVRRFVERAHRAGPVTVRHVTTAPRTFAAGTVGGDPFYTGNVRCSIGFSVYGGFITAGHCDQHTGAVYGWDRSYIGNFQGSSFPDNDYAWVNVGSGWWTVPVVLGWGTVSDQLVRGSNVAPVGSSVCRSGSTTHWHCGTVLAMNETVNYSQGAVHQMTKTSVCAEPGDSGGSFISGDQAQGVTSGGWGNCSSGGETWFQPVNEILNRYGLTLHTA; encoded by the coding sequence ATGAGACGCACCAGACTTACCCATGCCGCCCTGGCCGTGCTGCTCACCATCGGCGCCGGCTTCGCGGCGGGCACCGCACCCGCCACCGCCTCCGCCGCCTCCTCCGACGGCGCACGTCCGGCGAAGGCACCCGCCTCCGCCGGTCTCCTCACCGCCCTGCGGCACGACCTGCACCTCACCAAGGCCCAGGCGGAGCGCCGACTCGCCGCCGAACAGCGGGCCACGGCCACCGAGCCCAAGGCCCGCAAGGCCGCCGGGAGTTCACTCGGCGGCACCTGGTACGACGCCGGCGCCGGCACCCTGACCGTGGGCCTCACCCCGGACGCGCCGCAGGCGACCGTCCGGGCGGTGCGCGCCACCGGCGCCGACGTCCGCACCGTCGCCCACACGGCCCGCGAACTCACCGCCACCCAGGCGCGACTGGACAAGCTCAACGCCCCGGCGGGCGTCGCCAGTTGGCATGTCGACCCGCGGGCGAGCACGGTCGTCGTCAACGTCGTCGCGGGCGAGAAGGCCGACAACGATGTCCGGCGCTTCGTGGAACGGGCCCACCGCGCCGGCCCCGTCACCGTCCGGCACGTCACCACCGCACCGCGGACCTTCGCCGCCGGAACCGTCGGCGGCGACCCGTTCTACACCGGCAACGTCCGCTGTTCCATAGGCTTCTCGGTGTACGGCGGGTTCATCACCGCCGGACACTGCGACCAGCACACCGGCGCCGTCTACGGCTGGGACCGCAGCTACATCGGCAACTTCCAGGGCTCGTCGTTCCCCGACAACGACTACGCCTGGGTCAACGTGGGCAGCGGCTGGTGGACGGTGCCGGTCGTGCTCGGCTGGGGCACCGTCTCCGACCAGCTGGTGCGCGGTTCCAACGTGGCGCCCGTGGGCTCCTCCGTCTGCCGGTCCGGCTCGACCACGCACTGGCACTGCGGCACGGTCCTCGCCATGAACGAGACCGTCAACTACAGCCAGGGCGCGGTGCATCAGATGACCAAGACCAGCGTCTGCGCCGAACCGGGCGACTCCGGCGGCTCGTTCATCAGCGGCGACCAGGCCCAGGGCGTCACCTCCGGCGGCTGGGGCAACTGCTCCAGCGGCGGCGAGACCTGGTTCCAGCCCGTCAACGAGATCCTCAACCGGTACGGCCTCACCCTCCACACCGCCTGA